Proteins encoded together in one Candidatus Krumholzibacteriota bacterium window:
- a CDS encoding C10 family peptidase → MKMISRLAVAAAVIIYFAVFFNPVEAAVLIATQDDARTVAENWIAALVTATGGWGDSPSASVGEIEELTRGKRLLGYWCHVEPHGHIVVSLSKALSPVKAVSETWDGDPTCDTDIIDVIKYKIEKEHDFIEARVGPIETAAASDIEVLLESRCREEWILLSGSPEEFHSKLASNQAIVDYREGTVLLSTEWHQAHPYNLYMPSNTTDCTESFDFRCATGCVSLAAAQIMKYWNWPPYGIGSPYDDYYDWTDIPDKLTPDSPEQEITATAELISEVGQACQTKYCNHGCGSSSLIDDIYLAYLSIFRFDIMAVLMEHIGFTSDAWFSHIQNSININSPLHYRIPDHQIVCDGWRIVSGINQYHMNYGWGGAIIEGECWEPYADTGSNTWFTIDLLPCNDLSEEILIAFLRPSVSLNNELSGTYSPNASFPWLYINMDTSGENAAFMMGHMIQSLPGMTVGCTSSTGGAIRFYGGEEHHTRIFARGDWTKGVKITDGGIALYGPASMIIY, encoded by the coding sequence GTGAAAATGATATCAAGACTGGCTGTCGCCGCGGCTGTCATAATCTATTTTGCCGTGTTTTTTAATCCAGTGGAAGCAGCTGTTCTCATCGCCACGCAAGATGATGCCCGCACCGTCGCGGAGAACTGGATTGCCGCGCTTGTAACCGCGACAGGCGGATGGGGTGATTCACCCTCAGCGTCAGTAGGAGAGATCGAAGAGCTCACGCGAGGTAAACGCCTTCTGGGGTACTGGTGCCATGTGGAGCCTCATGGACATATCGTCGTCTCGCTGAGCAAAGCTCTCTCTCCTGTCAAGGCCGTTTCGGAAACATGGGATGGTGATCCGACTTGCGACACCGATATCATCGATGTCATCAAGTATAAGATCGAAAAGGAACACGATTTTATAGAAGCGCGCGTCGGGCCGATAGAAACGGCTGCGGCTTCCGATATCGAAGTCTTACTGGAGAGCAGGTGTCGCGAGGAGTGGATTCTCCTTTCCGGATCACCTGAAGAGTTCCATTCGAAACTTGCATCGAACCAGGCTATCGTAGACTACCGGGAAGGTACGGTGCTTCTTTCAACGGAATGGCACCAGGCCCATCCTTATAATCTCTACATGCCGTCAAATACCACGGACTGTACGGAAAGTTTCGATTTCAGGTGCGCGACGGGGTGCGTCTCTCTTGCTGCGGCGCAGATCATGAAGTACTGGAACTGGCCCCCGTACGGTATCGGATCACCGTATGATGATTATTACGACTGGACCGATATACCGGATAAGTTGACACCGGATTCCCCTGAACAGGAGATCACCGCGACAGCCGAGCTTATCTCGGAAGTAGGACAGGCCTGCCAGACTAAGTACTGCAACCATGGCTGCGGCTCATCATCGCTTATTGATGACATTTACCTCGCCTACCTGTCGATCTTTCGGTTCGACATCATGGCCGTCCTGATGGAGCATATCGGTTTTACAAGCGATGCATGGTTTTCTCACATACAGAACAGTATTAACATCAACTCTCCACTGCATTATCGCATTCCGGACCATCAGATCGTGTGCGATGGTTGGCGGATCGTATCAGGCATCAATCAGTACCACATGAACTACGGTTGGGGGGGGGCGATAATCGAGGGAGAGTGCTGGGAGCCATATGCCGATACGGGCAGCAATACATGGTTTACCATCGATCTTCTGCCGTGCAACGATCTTAGCGAGGAGATCCTCATAGCCTTTTTGCGGCCATCGGTATCTCTGAATAATGAATTGAGCGGGACCTATTCCCCCAACGCGTCATTTCCATGGTTGTATATCAACATGGATACCAGTGGAGAAAACGCCGCGTTCATGATGGGGCATATGATCCAGTCACTGCCGGGAATGACGGTGGGATGTACAAGCTCGACGGGGGGGGCGATTCGGTTTTATGGAGGCGAAGAACATCATACACGAATATTCGCCAGGGGCGACTGGACAAAGGGGGTCAAGATCACAGATGGCGGGATTGCGCTTTATGGTCCGGCATCAATGATCATATATTGA